AGATTTACTTATGGTGCTGTCGCGGAATACGTGGGCAGACGAAAACTGCTGCTTAGCAGTAATTCATCACAGGCATATCACTGTTATGGGTCTCATCAACCCGCGGCAGCAATCTGTTCATTTAACACGCCACAAACATCTATAAAGTCAAGCACTAAAGCTTCCTATGAACTTTCATACGTTCTCAAGTCTGCTCTGCAGTATCTAAAttcttcatgatggaaaAAACAGTCAATTGAGTTCCGGCCCCCAGTGGCATTCACGATGCATCAAAGTTAGTCCAGCTCAAACCTGTTACGCTGTTCCTCCTCGAGTTTGAGAATACTGATCCATAGAGTGGCACAAGGTCCGACTTTCTCAATCGTATGCATTGATTTAAAATTTGAGCAGGGCAGGAACTGGCAGAACCGTAGCCAACTACAACCGAACGCAGCTTCAGAATGGTTGTAACAAATCGCTCTATTTTTGATCGTAATGGTTGGCCACTGGCAGTTTGAGACAGAAATTTCGCCTTGACTTCCCCAGCTGCAACAAGCCACAGATGATTATTCTGCCTTTGCTCATCGCCAATCTTGACCTGTTGTAGATCCCGCTTTTTCTCATGTGCCTTTGTATACAGAAGTAGCTGTCGGTAACTTTCGCATGATCATCGTATAATGAAACGCAGAGGATGCCAGAAGGAATTTGCTTCTTTATACCTGCTCAATGCGGATTGCTCGGTGTTTGGCCTGGATGAACCTTGGCTAGACTTTTGGACTGGTCGTCTGACGTGCTGCCCAGAGCAGTGATTCATCAAAGGACTCATTTGAGTTGCCTCCTGAGGCAGAGACGGCTACAGCCGATATTGTGGCTAACAATATGTTTGGGAATGTATAAATATCGCCTTGTTGACTTGTTTCAATCACTTGATAAACTAGAATTATATACTCGCGAAAAGAGAAGTATTCCATCGTACCCTGACCTGAACCTTGAGATGATCACCACCTTAGTGGTCCAGGGGGAATCGGTCAGTGAACTTGAAAGTAGCCAACCCATCCTTTAAATCTTCAACCAAAGAGTTAACGTTCTTCGGAAAGTACACTCCTTTTCCTTTACTAACTCTCGCAGCCTGAGCTGCCGCCTTTGCACCTCCAATAAATCCAACAGGCTTGCCCCAATGATAACCGTCCACAATAATCTGCGTAGGACGGCCAGGAGGGAATAGAGTTGACTTTCCGGTGCCGTTGAAAAGAGACTCAGTACCGCTGGTAACAACGACACTATCAAATTGAGCGGCAGTTGCAGCACTGTAAGTAACTTCAACATCGTCTCCAAGAACTTCGCCTATAATCGACACGGTCACCTTGTCCTCGCCAAGtgccttcttgagagccttggcttgttggaTGGAGTTATTAGAGTTGATAGAAACCAAGACACCAACAGAGAGCGTTGCAATGCTTGGCAACTTGGTTCCAAAAATGGAGATTCCGGCTGTGGTATTGTCGTGGTAGTACTTGTCGTCAGCCTCAGGAGCTTTGAGACCCAAAGCCCTGCCAACTCTGACAGCAATATCGTGGCTGATTTTGTTCAGCTGGTAGAGAACGTTCTTCTGGACAGTTTCAGACATGAGCTGACTTGTCTCGAAACGTatggcgttgatgagaaACTGCTGCTCTACTTTGGTCAGAGAGTTGTAGAAGAGTCGTGGCTGGCTCCAGTGGTCAGAGAAGGTGGATGCTCTGGCGCGCACCAGGTTTCCAGAAACCTTGCGGCCAGGGGCAGTAAAGAAGCCTTTTCCTTGTGTCTGGTTTGCCTGAACAGGGTAGCCCTTGTTTAGAGTATTAGGGGTGTCTAGAGAGTCAGCTAGATGGTCCAGGATTTATTGGAAGTTAACTCACAAGCAGCAGTATTCTTGTGGATAAAGTTCTGCCCGGCTCCATCACGGTTGTTGTTATGGATAGGAGACAGAGGACGGTTGATGGGGAGTTGCTCAAAGTTGGGACCACCGTGACGGTTGAGTTGGGTATCAAGGTAAGAAAAGATACGTCCCTGCAGCAGAGGATCTTCGGTAAAGTCGATACCGCGAACAATGTGGCCAGGTTGGAACTATCTGGGTTAGCAAAATTATTGGGTGGTTTGTTCGACATGTTTACTCACCATGACCTGCTCAGTCTCAGCGAAATAGTTGACGGGGTTTGTGTCCAACTTCATAACACCAATAGGCTGGAGAGGAGCTAGCTCTTCAGGAATGATTTTGGTAGCGTCCAGAACATCAAATCCAAACGCCAGAGCCTGGTCCTCGTCAAAGATCTGGGCATTGAGTTCCCATTCAGGCCCGTTACCAGACTCAATGGCATTCCAGAGATCAGCACGATGATAATCGGCGTTCTTTCCGGCCAGGTGCTGTGCTTCGTCCCATACTAGGCTCGCTTTGCCCTGCTTGCTCTTCCAGTGCCACTTGACGAACTTGGTGTCACCCTCATCAGTCACTAGACGGAAAGTGTGAACACCGAACCCATCTACGTGACGAAACGAACGTGGAATTCCATATCCTGCCATGGCCCAGAATAGAGTGTGTAGGGTTGTAGTTTGCTGACTGAAAAAGTCCCATGCTGAGTCGTGAGCTGTGGCGGCTTGCGGGATCTCACTGTCAGGGGATGGCTTAACAGCGTGGATGAGGTCTGGGAACTGAATTGCATCTTGAATAAAGAATACAGGGATATTGTTGCCCACAATGTCAAATAAGCCAGCATCTGTGTAGCTGTATAAATATGTAAGTTATTGCTTTCTCGTGAGCCTGGGTTGGATCGTACAATCGGGTAGCGAATCCGTGCACATCTCGCACAGTATCGGCGCTACCTCTAGAACCAGCAACGGTCGAAAAGCGCACAAAGACGGGAGtatttttgtcttttgagCTGAGGAAAGAAGCTGCTGTGATGTTGCTCCAGTCACTGTAGCTCTTGAAGTAACCATGAGCCCCAGCACCTCGGGCGTGGACGGCTCTTTCAGGGACCTGCAAAGATGTTAATTCCACAACATAGAATTGATATCTCAGAGAGTAGATACCCGTTCGTGATCGAAATGTGTGATCTTTTGGCGGAAGATAAAGTCTTCGAGCAGAGTAGGGCCTCGTTCTCCTGCCTTTAAACTCTCCTGTTCCTCAAAGGGGCCACCAGCATCGGAACTCATATGCCCCTTACTATCATCGACTTCATAGTCCTTGAGATGTTCACGAGAActtccttcatctctagCTGCTAGTTTGGCCGGGTCGGCGTAGGGACATTGTGCAGCGGTTAGGCTGGCAagtccaagaacaacaagaagcttAGAAGACACCATTTTTCGAGTGTCACAGGCTGTCAATCAGGCAAAGCGTTCCTCTAGGTAATTCGGACATAACTACGGGTATGCTGGGACTTGTGCCCTCTTATACCTGTGGGATCGCAGCGAATCGAGAAACCGGTGACGACCGATTTGGAATCACCGCTCAAGCAGAGGGGGTATGGAGACCCCATCACAGGCGAGCGATACAAATTGGGCTCGAGCATGTTTCTGGGGTCATCGAGAATGATGTCGTAAGCCTTTTAGACTCGAGCATCTGCTTTGTAACTGCTCATCCTTGGAGACAATGGTAGCATGAGGTCGTGCTAGGGCCTGGGCAATCTACCTTGTCCTATGGTTTGTGTTTACAAGCCACCAATGCGATAGATGGGATATGAGCGCATCACATAATATCCCTGCAGTCTCTCCAATGGATCAGCGCAGAGACCTCAGGGTACtgaaaaattggccgctgaaagcataagagacgaaattagtagatcagcttatgctacttagactataatctttaggctatttctttttgtagcctaagacttaggaggttaacttttctgctatcCAGTAGAGAGATAGAGAAACGGTTAAGTGGAAATAACATCGGCTTGTAAGAGGCGGGTGATCATTCGGACAAGCTTTTCCAGCAAGGATGGTCGTGAAACCAAAATGCTCCGAGATTAGACAAACACGGGATCGGTTGATAGAGGGAGAGATCGTTACTGGGGAGTTTTGAGTGGGTTTATGGAACATTGAAAATGGAATCAAGCTGATATagatgtcaagattgcgTCATAGATTTGAGCAATCTCAATGCTTgtcctctcctcctctgcctcgAAGGTTATGCTCCGGACTGAGATTCGGAGTTCAAGACCAAATAAGCTTACCCCCGAAGATCATCGAAACTGAAAAGCAAAACAGCGATGATGGGACGATTGTCGTCCAATTACAATTCTCGAGTTGTTAACATGATACCTTTGCTGGATTGGGTCACATTGCTACTACCAAGGGTCCCCATGTATCTGAGATGATGTGCCAagatgttgagaatgagaagaggtgcctagtaggtagcagaaaggttgctctcaagtcttagggtatagaaataagtagtctaagaagccttgtctaagtagcataagctggcctaataattttgtctcttatgtcCCTAGCGGTTAAgttttctgataccctaagGGGTGGTGTATGAATTTGGTCCggatgagaggaagaaaacgagaaaagaaaatgagtTGTTGACTATTGAGAATGAGTGATGACGATGTCTGTCTGAGGGTTGTGTCATGGAAGTCAGATATTGATTATTTATGATGAATAACGGACACTCGAATGATTATGAATGTTGAATCGGGTGTGTTCCTCAGCCATCCCTTCTTTCTTACTGCATCAGATGCAGATGATCAGACGGCATAGGGCTGTCAAGTGAGGCCGTAGTTTAGTAACAGTCATTCCGTTCATATATAATAGTAATATTGGTCACACCTACATTGCTGTTCTATCCTGAACATAGCCCCCTCACGGTATTGGTTTCAGACATGGGCATATAAGTACCAAACTCTCTTAACTGAAGCAATCAGCATGTTCGGCTTTGAGAAATGCCGAGATGTCTACGGAAACCCATGTGGTCAGAGAGAGAAACACCATCTCAATATGGCTGCTGAGATTACTAGTCTAAGCCTTGAGGATGCTGTGTTACCATAAGCAACTAAGGATAATTCGGCTTCCTCGGAGGTTTGTGTGCTAGCTGACCAGCCCGAAAGTCAGGATGATATTGTCTGGCACCAAAAGTCAGAACAACACAAGATATTCTCAAACCGACATAGCACATCATATTCTCTAGCTGGCTGAATACGTGAACTAGAACCCTGTCCATAATAGCATGTCACTGGCTTGCACCAGGACCAATCTCAACCCAAATACAAGATACATTTTGTACATTTCGTTGCATCATTACCACCAACACCGCGCTAATCGAGTGTCTTCTCCGCTTAACCAAGTAGAACTGCGACCTCATCCTTAGCTTGtgcctcccaagtcttgagCAAGATTTGCCCAACACCTCGTCGATATGCAATATCTCCAATCCGCTCAATCCAGAGAacattgacaaagtcaacCATGCCGTCCGCGTCCATGTGCTCTTCGAATTTATCGGTATCAAAGACGTGAGAGCCCTTGCGTTCTGTTGCAATAGATATACAAATAAATTCAAGACGCTCTTCACCGTCATAGTTGGAGGATTGGATGCCCAACCATGCGTCGTGAGCACGGAATTGTCCCGCCCACCGGCCGGCCTTATTCCAGATTGTACCCACAGCAAGAGGCGGGTTGGGTCGCTCGCGATGAGCGAGAGTAGTGTGGAATTCGATCTCGAAGAAACCAGAAGTTGTTCGGAACGATAGCAATGGCCCGGGGTAGGCTTGCTCACCCACAGCAGGCTCATAGCCGCCGCTATCATGGGGGTCCTCAACAGGGACGGGGTACTTGAACAGCGCAGTCTCGTCACTATCATGGACATAATGTGAGCCACTTCGAGACCATCCCATCGGTAGCTCTGTGTTGGGGACACGGCGGCTCCTGAGATTATTGTACTGAAGACCGGTGTTCATGAGAGGCACAGTTGAAGCACGGTCTGTCAAACTCCAAGAAACGGTAGGTCTGATCCTAAACGCGTGTGCGGACCGGTACCGTTTCGACTCTTGGCCACGTTTTCCAGTCCGAGCCTCTTCCACATAGTCCGCAGCTGCTCTCCACAAGGTCAGATCGACAGGGATATTGTCAAACCACCAGCCCATCCAAGACCATGATGGGAGGAATGGCGGACGTGATAGTGCCCTTCTTCTGATCGAGGCATGAGGCCGCCAGAGTAGAGCAATGTCTAGGAACATGATAGGCATTCCGTAGATGAAACCGCCAGGGAACGAACGAGAAAGAACATGGGTAATTCCTGAAAACGCAGGCAGAGTATCGTCAACAAGTGTCAACTTGCGAGCGCTATATTCCATGACATAGCGAGCATACTCGTCAAGGTCAGGCCAACGTGGGTGTTGGAATGCAAAAACAGCGTCAGGAATAGCGCCAACGCACTCTTGGCGACCTCCCCggagcttcttcatgacaCTGTTCGGACTTCCCTGCCAAGTATCGCAGTGGCATTCCCAAGTTACCGAGTCTTCAAAAAAGAAGACTGAGCGTCGAGAGTAGATGCGCTCGACAAGCGTCCAGCCTCTGGTGTACCATGACGAAGCTGCTACGAGCTCTTGGTGAGTACGGCCGGTGGTGCGGATGCCCCGTGTTGATCGCTTCGGATCGAGAGAAGGTAGTCCGGTATGAATGTCGCCAGAAGCTGCCACGATAACGAGATAAGCATTGGCAAATACATATGCCATGTGCTTGGTGTGATCCTCCATTTCTTCCCGGTTATCCTGGGTGATACAGATCCGATCGATCCAGATGTATCTAATACCTAGCTTCTTCGCAAGCCACATGGCATCCAGATAAGTCTGAGGCATGTCAAGATTCGGCAGACGATCCTCAAAAGCTGCAAGATTAGACTTGAGAAGTTGCATAAACTCCTGCGGCTCATTACGATGAGATCCGTTGACGTAACTTAGAGCCAGGTAACGATCTTTTGTTGTCGCTTTAACCAGACGGCGAtcgacaacatcgacgaGCCAAGTAGGACGCCAAGTTGGGACATCGGATTCCGAACAAAGAGcgcagtgatgatggtgctcCGCGTTACAAGCATCAAGCCACTCTCGAATACGAGTAACTGGGCTGCCTTTTGTAACAGCGGTAGAGGCACGGCGCTGAATCGaagctgcggctgctggtATAGGAATCTCCTTTTCTTTATCGCCGCCACCACGAGCTGCTCTGAACGATCCGAGGAGACGGCCTGTAATACTGTTTCGCTTGCTGGCAGATGGGGGATGATCTCGGGGTTCTCGAGCTACGCGTGGAGTAATACGACTGTCGCGGCGTCTGTCGACGTCTCGATCTTTGAGTCTGTCTCTACCATTGACATGGTCCCTTCCAACATCATGTCGACTGTCTCTCGGATCGTCGTAGTCTCTATCTTTTCCGTAGTCGCgactgtctcttcttccatcgAGTGATCTATCACGACTATCCCTTCTATCATCGAATTGTCTGACACGATCTCGGTCTCGTCTGTCATCTGGTGATCTGTCCCGACTATCTCTTCTATCGTCGAGTGGTCTGTTGCGATCCCGATCCCTTCTATCTTCGGGTGATCTATCGCGACTGTCCCTTGGGTCATCCAGAGGTCTGTTGCGATCCTGGTATCTTTTGTCATCGGGCGATCTGTCGCGACTGTCCCTCCTGTCGTCTAGGGGTTTTCGGTCCTTTTTGTCTGGTAAACTATCGAAACTATTTCTTCGATTGTTCAGTGGCTTGCTGCGATCCCGGTCCCTTCTGTCATCCGGCGACCTATCGCGGCTGTCCCTCCTGTCGTCCAATGGTTTTCGGTCCTTGTCTAACAAACTGTCGTAGCTATACTTTCGGCTGTTCAGTGGTTTCCGGTCCTTTTTGTCTAGTAAGCTATCGTAGCTATCCTTTCGGTTGTTCAGTGGTTTCCGGTCCTTTTTGTCTAGCAGACTATCGTAGCTATCCTTCCGATTGTTCAAGGGTTTACGGTCTCTCTTATCCGGTGAACTATCATAGCTATCCCTTCGGCTGTTAAGTGGCTTCCGGTCCTTTTTGTCTGGTGAACTATCGAAGCTATCCATTCGATTGTTCAGCGGCTTGTTGCGATCTCGGTCTCTTCTGTCATCTGGTGACTTGTCGCGAATGTCTCTCCCGTCGTTTAGTGGTTTGTTGCGGTCTCCCCGCCTGTCGCCGGGAGAGTTATCTCGACTGTCTCTTATGTCGTCCATTGGTTTGATGCgatcttttttttcgtcGAGTGGCTTTTCGCGCTCCTTATCTTTTTTGTCGTTCAAGAGTCTGTCGCGGTCGCGAattttctccttctctcggTCTCGCTCCTTGTCCCTCTCTTTGTCCCGTTCAATATCGCGATCAACATCACGGTCAATGTCGCGATCTATGTCTCTGTCCAGATCTCTCTCCATGTCGCGGTATTGATCTCTTTCCTTGTCTCTTTCTCGGTCCCTGGCGCGGTCCCTTTCGCGATCTcttatttccttttctttctctttctctcgGCCCTTGTCGCGGTCGACTGGGCGTTCGCGATTGCGCTCTGGCTCCGGGGAGCTTCCATCGCGAGAATCATATGAGGGGCTGCGGTCTGGCATTGTCGGTCAAGGCCGCAGGCCTATAGCAAGTGCGCAGAAAGAAGTTTGGAGTGGCGCATGCCAAAATGATTGTCGCaataccaccagcaaagtaATAACGAGGTCGTAAAAATATTTAAAAGTGTTTGGAGTTGGTACAGCTCATGTTGATGCCCGAGAATGGGGTCATTGTCACTGTAGAAGTCGGTCAAAGCCCCTCAGCTTTCGCGGCCTGGGTGCACAGTGATGCGGTCTAATTGGCT
This is a stretch of genomic DNA from Fusarium graminearum PH-1 chromosome 4, whole genome shotgun sequence. It encodes these proteins:
- a CDS encoding catalase; the encoded protein is MVSSKLLVVLGLASLTAAQCPYADPAKLAARDEGSSREHLKDYEVDDSKGHMSSDAGGPFEEQESLKAGERGPTLLEDFIFRQKITHFDHERVPERAVHARGAGAHGYFKSYSDWSNITAASFLSSKDKNTPVFVRFSTVAGSRGSADTVRDVHGFATRFYTDAGLFDIVGNNIPVFFIQDAIQFPDLIHAVKPSPDSEIPQAATAHDSAWDFFSQQTTTLHTLFWAMAGYGIPRSFRHVDGFGVHTFRLVTDEGDTKFVKWHWKSKQGKASLVWDEAQHLAGKNADYHRADLWNAIESGNGPEWELNAQIFDEDQALAFGFDVLDATKIIPEELAPLQPIGVMKLDTNPVNYFAETEQVMFQPGHIVRGIDFTEDPLLQGRIFSYLDTQLNRHGGPNFEQLPINRPLSPIHNNNRDGAGQNFIHKNTAASDSLDTPNTLNKGYPVQANQTQGKGFFTAPGRKVSGNLVRARASTFSDHWSQPRLFYNSLTKVEQQFLINAIRFETSQLMSETVQKNVLYQLNKISHDIAVRVGRALGLKAPEADDKYYHDNTTAGISIFGTKLPSIATLSVGVLVSINSNNSIQQAKALKKALGEDKVTVSIIGEVLGDDVEVTYSAATAAQFDSVVVTSGTESLFNGTGKSTLFPPGRPTQIIVDGYHWGKPVGFIGGAKAAAQAARVSKGKGVYFPKNVNSLVEDLKDGLATFKFTDRFPLDH